The Blastopirellula marina genome includes a region encoding these proteins:
- a CDS encoding histone deacetylase: MSNLIHYNDRCLKHLTGPHHPEAPIRLTSALEHLHREGVWDEWSHPEYSPATEDLLELVHDPGLVRYIRDLTSHGGGQIDEDTFTSADSFKAALLAAGAAVDATRRVIQGQATRAFSLSRPPGHHATRDQAMGFCLFNNVAVAAAVAIEQLELARVLVVDWDVHHGNGTQDIFWRSENVGFLSMHRYPFYPDSGDRDAQGEGPGRGYTVNLPIKYGTDRKTILNTFAHRLQDFADKVRPELVLISAGFDAHKEDPVGDLGLETDDFGAMTQTVNEIADTWCDGRIVSLLEGGYNPTRLAECIEAHLRELKSSD; this comes from the coding sequence ATGTCGAACCTCATTCACTACAACGACCGCTGTTTGAAGCATCTTACGGGCCCACATCATCCCGAGGCCCCCATTCGGCTGACGAGTGCTTTAGAGCATCTTCATCGTGAAGGCGTCTGGGATGAGTGGTCGCATCCGGAGTACTCTCCCGCAACCGAGGATCTGTTGGAACTCGTCCACGATCCTGGGCTGGTTCGGTATATTCGTGACCTGACCTCCCATGGTGGGGGGCAGATCGATGAGGACACATTTACTTCCGCAGATTCCTTCAAAGCAGCATTATTGGCCGCTGGGGCCGCTGTGGATGCGACTCGGCGGGTAATTCAGGGACAGGCAACGCGGGCGTTCAGTTTGTCTCGCCCGCCAGGTCATCATGCCACTCGTGATCAGGCTATGGGGTTTTGTCTATTCAACAACGTCGCGGTTGCTGCTGCGGTGGCCATCGAACAGCTGGAATTGGCGCGAGTCTTGGTCGTTGATTGGGACGTGCATCATGGAAACGGCACCCAAGATATCTTTTGGCGAAGCGAAAACGTTGGGTTTCTGTCGATGCATCGCTATCCCTTTTATCCGGATAGTGGCGATCGTGATGCCCAAGGTGAGGGGCCTGGTCGCGGTTACACCGTGAATTTGCCAATCAAGTACGGAACCGATCGCAAGACGATCCTCAATACATTCGCCCATCGATTACAAGATTTTGCCGACAAGGTTCGACCAGAATTGGTACTGATTAGCGCAGGCTTCGACGCGCACAAAGAGGATCCCGTGGGGGATCTCGGGCTGGAGACCGACGATTTCGGAGCCATGACCCAAACGGTCAACGAAATCGCCGACACTTGGTGCGATGGACGAATCGTGAGTTTGCTGGAAGGTGGCTATAACCCCACACGATTGGCCGAGTGCATAGAAGCTCACTTGCGCGAGCTCAAGTCCTCGGATTAG
- a CDS encoding HEAT repeat domain-containing protein — MLTHDARVQSATALLACLILLVAGTAGCRTVVDAPRELAELTNTESSDRQSQAEPVSVERAPATQHDIKSAEEALSSTVVQHEQDAIRPKRVDSRGWFLDSSVPLYLAYHLGKPRWHHRALENLLDQPVSTNDILAAGAQSEDLEIRATALIGLARTGEVGQDGEIAQLIRNPKLNATTKGALLEAIANVELVNELFEERDNLIEKTSAKDKFSERQLREQFWFELASTVPSVRSDERFTKNFLDHPPETQQTILDLMLSDTTCGVPDSITNRFNHLTPVVMRRIDLWHGYLRTVAPIDVLAESVRSADFTTRESATIGLGREGSRSAEALLLNISENDATLTQVAAVIAWGLMPRHEEWPRLVESKSWRVRLAAAQWIPLTSRNLASVKKLEKDSSHLVRRAILDRTSTPAEQPSERKPAEQPHLPKQEKVVLTSDEVVALLDQIDQAEHAAEPADRTQARQQLLLSPAKVLAAVDQVAKPLSSYENNFLFDVLLPQCDPSFQRLQEATTGSSHMTMIALRELQRRSEQAPLPELVIWRLGQHCERFTPLDWQSLMATIENDSRPATEPLVRRALGHGDPMVRARACDHVRQFPLPDVISPLEDSLEHESTDVRAAATKALAKIDGPNHRETFVKLLLDREVDVQLAAAKALDAIDDQRGIQHIYRMTYASSRDTRLKGTHAITARENTSDIPELMRLLDDETSIRLAAIEGLCTIVPLESNPPPKNDAMPVDAQCAAWKNWFDRQSPQR; from the coding sequence ATGTTGACTCATGATGCCCGCGTCCAATCTGCAACTGCGCTGCTAGCATGCCTCATCCTGCTCGTTGCAGGGACTGCAGGCTGCCGTACGGTCGTTGATGCGCCTCGGGAGCTCGCCGAGCTAACTAACACGGAATCATCGGATAGACAATCGCAAGCCGAGCCTGTATCCGTTGAGCGAGCTCCGGCAACTCAGCACGATATCAAATCGGCTGAAGAAGCCCTTTCTTCGACGGTCGTCCAGCACGAGCAGGACGCGATTCGCCCCAAACGAGTTGACTCGCGTGGCTGGTTTCTCGATAGCAGTGTGCCGCTATATCTGGCCTATCATCTAGGCAAGCCGCGTTGGCATCACCGAGCACTAGAGAACCTTCTTGACCAGCCCGTTTCCACCAACGATATCCTTGCCGCCGGTGCCCAATCGGAAGATTTAGAAATCAGGGCAACCGCACTGATTGGTCTGGCAAGGACCGGTGAAGTTGGCCAAGACGGTGAAATAGCACAGCTCATCCGCAACCCAAAGCTGAACGCCACCACGAAAGGCGCGTTGCTCGAAGCTATTGCCAATGTAGAGCTGGTCAATGAACTTTTCGAAGAGCGTGACAATCTGATCGAAAAGACCTCCGCGAAGGACAAGTTCTCCGAACGACAATTACGAGAACAGTTCTGGTTCGAGCTCGCTTCGACTGTTCCCAGTGTGCGTAGCGACGAACGTTTCACCAAGAATTTCCTCGATCACCCTCCGGAGACCCAGCAAACGATTCTCGACTTAATGCTCAGCGATACGACCTGCGGCGTTCCTGATAGTATCACAAACCGTTTCAACCACCTGACACCTGTTGTGATGCGACGAATTGATCTGTGGCATGGCTATTTGCGGACGGTAGCCCCGATTGATGTCTTGGCCGAATCCGTTCGCTCTGCTGACTTCACAACGCGGGAGAGCGCGACCATCGGGCTCGGCCGAGAGGGTTCTCGTTCTGCGGAAGCTTTACTTCTAAATATCTCTGAAAACGATGCCACACTCACGCAAGTCGCAGCGGTGATTGCCTGGGGATTGATGCCTCGTCATGAAGAATGGCCCCGCCTGGTTGAATCCAAATCGTGGCGTGTTCGCTTAGCAGCGGCCCAGTGGATTCCACTCACCTCCCGCAACTTGGCATCGGTCAAGAAGCTGGAAAAAGATTCCAGTCACCTTGTACGCCGGGCAATCCTGGACCGTACATCCACTCCTGCAGAACAACCTAGCGAGCGTAAACCGGCCGAACAGCCACATTTACCCAAACAAGAAAAGGTCGTACTGACATCGGACGAGGTCGTCGCCCTGCTCGACCAGATCGATCAGGCTGAACACGCTGCCGAACCGGCGGATCGTACTCAAGCTCGCCAACAATTGTTGCTTTCTCCGGCGAAAGTACTGGCCGCTGTCGATCAGGTTGCCAAACCACTTTCCAGCTACGAAAACAATTTCCTCTTCGACGTCCTCTTGCCTCAATGCGATCCATCTTTTCAGCGACTGCAGGAAGCAACGACCGGCAGTTCGCACATGACCATGATCGCACTTCGCGAGCTTCAACGCCGGAGCGAACAAGCTCCCCTGCCAGAGCTAGTAATCTGGCGTTTGGGCCAACATTGCGAAAGGTTCACCCCGCTCGACTGGCAATCGTTGATGGCGACGATCGAAAACGATAGTCGCCCCGCCACAGAGCCCCTTGTTCGGAGAGCCCTGGGACATGGAGATCCGATGGTTCGCGCTCGGGCTTGCGACCATGTCCGCCAGTTCCCACTGCCCGACGTTATCTCGCCGTTGGAAGACAGCCTGGAACATGAATCGACGGATGTTCGTGCTGCAGCGACAAAGGCCCTTGCTAAAATCGACGGCCCCAATCATCGCGAGACTTTCGTCAAACTTTTGCTCGATCGTGAGGTCGATGTTCAGTTGGCCGCCGCCAAAGCACTCGACGCGATCGACGACCAACGTGGCATTCAACACATCTATCGCATGACCTATGCATCTTCGCGTGATACGCGTTTAAAGGGAACGCATGCAATCACGGCGAGGGAAAACACCTCTGATATTCCAGAACTGATGCGTCTGCTGGACGATGAGACTTCCATCCGCTTGGCCGCAATTGAAGGTTTGTGCACAATTGTCCCGTTAGAAAGCAATCCTCCTCCCAAAAACGACGCCATGCCGGTGGATGCCCAATGTGCCGCGTGGAAAAACTGGTTCGACCGTCAGTCGCCGCAGCGGTAA
- a CDS encoding 3-hydroxyacyl-CoA dehydrogenase NAD-binding domain-containing protein — translation MAQAIILESAAPDEMDGDMAPTPSIKLSFPEKDIAQLTFDLPDKGANILSHPVMEELANHLDTLSQRDDIVGVILDSAKPTIFIAGADINEFAASMEVDTKRTYEMSRWGQKLFGRLHENNWITVAAINGTCVGGGTELALGCDRRIVTTNEKTEVGLPEVKLGIYPGWGGTVRLSRLVGLGNAVKMITSGESVSPEKALELGFADDLVSPDALLPAAINLIREEQETKQYLADREQCLKPITISDTELGFLGATASAYIQQQTKGQYPAPLAALETLLGGAMVDAQQALEIEAQGMANLFGTPVNAALINVFLLTDRNKKDSGVEGDGPKPRKLQSASVIGAGIMGSGIAAANLKRGLSVKLNDANPEALERGSKAVLDEVSYDKTTRSKNVERAIEFAGHLRTTTNGDELLDTDIIIEAVVENLELKRKIFSSLEEKLPEDTILASNTSTLPITKLAENLKHPERFVGIHFFNPVRMMKLVEVIRGEKTSDETAATAVAYAKGLGKFPIVVNDGPGFLVNRLLFPYMNEATQLLQDGVDMKRIDRIAKKFGMPMGPIALYDMVGIDTSFYAGRTMYDAFPSRTLVSPILPALIKREMLGKKKGVGFFNYQNKKGKPEVNADTVELIQKYVDVPDREITDAEIEHRLILPMLLEATRALTEGVVRDPRDVDLGLIFGIGFPPFKGGLLFWADTIGAKALVEWLKPLEELGQRFVPTEMLLEMAKQDSKFYDLTSA, via the coding sequence GTGGCACAAGCGATTATCCTTGAATCTGCCGCCCCGGACGAAATGGACGGAGACATGGCCCCGACCCCAAGCATCAAGCTCAGCTTCCCTGAAAAGGACATCGCCCAATTAACGTTCGATCTGCCGGACAAGGGCGCGAACATTCTCAGCCACCCAGTGATGGAGGAGCTTGCGAACCATCTCGACACGCTTTCCCAGCGAGACGACATTGTCGGCGTGATCCTCGATTCCGCGAAGCCCACGATCTTCATCGCAGGCGCTGATATCAATGAATTCGCCGCATCGATGGAAGTCGATACTAAGCGAACTTACGAAATGTCGCGTTGGGGCCAGAAACTTTTCGGCCGTTTGCACGAAAACAATTGGATCACCGTCGCCGCGATCAACGGCACCTGTGTCGGAGGTGGAACGGAGCTCGCCCTGGGCTGCGATCGGCGGATCGTCACGACGAACGAAAAGACTGAAGTTGGCCTACCTGAGGTGAAACTTGGAATCTATCCCGGATGGGGTGGTACGGTTCGCCTCTCGCGTCTGGTCGGTCTGGGCAATGCAGTCAAGATGATTACTTCCGGCGAAAGTGTCTCCCCGGAGAAAGCGCTCGAACTCGGTTTTGCCGACGATCTCGTCTCGCCGGACGCACTGTTGCCCGCGGCGATCAACCTCATTCGCGAGGAACAGGAAACGAAACAGTACCTTGCCGATCGGGAACAATGTTTGAAGCCAATCACGATCAGCGATACCGAACTCGGCTTTCTCGGAGCGACCGCTTCGGCATACATCCAACAGCAAACCAAGGGACAATATCCTGCTCCACTGGCAGCCCTCGAGACGCTTCTGGGTGGCGCGATGGTCGATGCCCAGCAGGCGTTGGAAATCGAAGCCCAGGGAATGGCCAATCTATTTGGCACGCCCGTCAACGCCGCACTGATCAACGTCTTTTTGCTGACCGATCGCAACAAGAAAGATAGCGGCGTTGAAGGGGACGGACCCAAACCACGCAAGCTTCAATCGGCCAGTGTGATCGGGGCAGGCATCATGGGCAGTGGGATTGCCGCGGCCAACTTAAAGCGAGGTCTTTCGGTTAAGCTGAATGACGCGAACCCTGAAGCTCTCGAACGTGGTTCAAAAGCGGTCTTGGACGAAGTCTCTTACGACAAGACAACCCGCAGCAAGAATGTCGAACGGGCGATTGAGTTCGCAGGGCATCTGCGAACCACCACCAACGGTGATGAACTTCTCGATACCGATATCATCATTGAAGCGGTCGTCGAGAATCTCGAACTTAAGCGGAAGATTTTCTCCTCCCTAGAAGAGAAGCTGCCAGAAGACACCATCCTGGCCAGCAACACGTCGACGCTGCCAATCACTAAATTGGCGGAAAATCTGAAACATCCCGAACGCTTCGTCGGTATTCACTTCTTCAATCCCGTGCGAATGATGAAGCTGGTCGAAGTGATTCGCGGCGAGAAAACCTCCGACGAAACAGCCGCAACGGCGGTTGCTTATGCCAAGGGGCTCGGCAAGTTCCCGATCGTGGTAAACGATGGACCTGGCTTCTTGGTCAACCGCTTGCTCTTTCCCTACATGAATGAAGCGACCCAACTGCTGCAAGATGGGGTCGACATGAAGCGAATCGATCGGATCGCCAAGAAGTTTGGCATGCCGATGGGGCCGATCGCGCTGTACGACATGGTTGGCATCGACACCTCGTTTTATGCCGGTCGAACGATGTACGACGCGTTCCCCTCCCGGACGCTTGTTTCCCCGATTTTGCCAGCTTTGATCAAACGAGAAATGCTCGGCAAAAAGAAGGGCGTCGGCTTCTTCAATTACCAAAACAAAAAAGGCAAACCTGAAGTCAACGCCGATACGGTCGAGTTGATTCAAAAGTATGTCGATGTCCCAGATCGCGAAATCACCGACGCGGAAATTGAGCATCGCTTGATCTTACCAATGCTGCTCGAAGCAACGCGGGCACTGACGGAGGGCGTGGTGCGTGATCCGCGCGATGTCGACCTTGGCTTGATCTTTGGCATCGGCTTCCCACCGTTCAAAGGTGGGCTGCTCTTCTGGGCGGACACGATTGGTGCGAAGGCATTGGTCGAATGGCTCAAGCCGTTGGAAGAACTGGGGCAACGGTTCGTTCCGACGGAGATGCTATTGGAAATGGCCAAACAGGACAGCAAGTTTTACGATCTCACTTCGGCCTAG
- the fadA gene encoding acetyl-CoA C-acyltransferase FadA: MNQAVIIDCVRTPIGRAHPERGYYRDVRSDDLAVHCVEALLKRTGIDPAEIEDVLFGNTQQTLEQGLNVARIIGLTSGVAATAGGTTINRLCGSSLQAVNQAAHSIIAGGEDIQIVGGLEHMTHVPMDHALNINPKLYHHTSEAALHMGITAEFLAQTQGISREDQDKFALASHQKASAAFDSGKFQNEVVPTHGRDEDGARKLLTRDQCVREDTSLEALSALKPVFMPDGGTVTAGNASPINDGACAMLIMSEASAKRLGLKPMAKVVATAVAGVDPSVMGTGPIPATKKALKRAGMTIDQMDLVELNEAFASQSLACIRGLGLDEEKVNVHGGAIAIGHPLGCSGARISTTLLHAMKDRNAKFGLATMCIGVGQGIATIFERID, from the coding sequence ATGAATCAGGCGGTAATCATTGACTGTGTGCGAACGCCCATCGGTCGAGCCCATCCTGAACGCGGCTACTACCGAGACGTGCGAAGCGACGACTTGGCGGTTCACTGCGTCGAAGCTTTGCTCAAGCGGACGGGAATCGATCCGGCCGAGATCGAAGACGTGCTGTTCGGCAATACGCAGCAAACGCTCGAGCAAGGTTTGAACGTGGCACGCATTATCGGTCTCACCTCGGGTGTTGCGGCCACAGCTGGCGGGACGACCATCAACCGGCTATGCGGAAGCAGCCTCCAAGCGGTCAACCAAGCCGCGCACAGCATCATCGCCGGGGGCGAAGATATTCAGATTGTCGGTGGCCTCGAGCACATGACCCACGTGCCGATGGATCATGCCCTTAATATCAACCCGAAGCTGTACCACCACACTTCGGAAGCCGCCCTTCACATGGGTATCACCGCGGAATTCCTCGCCCAAACGCAAGGAATTTCTAGGGAAGACCAAGACAAGTTCGCCCTGGCCAGTCATCAGAAGGCGAGCGCCGCATTCGACTCCGGGAAGTTCCAAAACGAAGTCGTTCCTACGCATGGCCGCGATGAAGATGGCGCGCGAAAGCTCCTTACTCGTGATCAGTGCGTTCGTGAGGATACCAGCCTCGAAGCACTCTCCGCGTTGAAGCCCGTGTTTATGCCAGATGGGGGAACGGTCACCGCAGGCAACGCTTCCCCCATCAACGATGGTGCCTGTGCCATGCTGATCATGTCGGAAGCTTCTGCTAAGCGGCTTGGCCTAAAACCTATGGCCAAAGTGGTCGCCACGGCTGTGGCTGGCGTTGATCCTTCGGTCATGGGAACAGGTCCGATCCCGGCAACCAAGAAAGCCCTCAAACGTGCGGGAATGACGATCGATCAGATGGATCTCGTCGAGCTCAATGAAGCATTCGCTTCCCAATCGTTAGCGTGCATTCGTGGGCTCGGCCTCGACGAAGAAAAGGTCAATGTCCACGGTGGTGCCATCGCGATCGGACACCCGCTGGGTTGCTCAGGGGCACGGATCAGCACGACCCTTTTGCACGCAATGAAGGACCGAAACGCCAAATTTGGCCTTGCTACGATGTGTATTGGTGTCGGACAAGGTATCGCTACGATTTTCGAGCGGATCGACTAA
- a CDS encoding AMP-dependent synthetase/ligase, translating to METGQRPDLHDSIAGLFVERVEASLGEVALWTRPSTEDAHFQATTWEELLREVWHSVVVLEQVGVRPTNRVAHYAENSQNWIVVDLALHLLGAWHVPIGLHGSQELQDAIHNHCQPDFSIYAEEHQHNSQRWMIHSGDTSQEAPGLALDDLIAQIPAASTNDMLANLRQRWQQLDPDSVCSLVYTSGTTGGPKGVMITHRNLASNAMALVKTYEEKPADRRLSFLPFSHLFARTCDVYTWIARGSQLALAASRETILADCQAIQPTLINGVPYFYQKVVEGLQRNGKLQSPGSLKSALGGAIRMCTSGGAPLPQFVIEAFERQRILLCEGYGLTETSPVITVSTEEANRPGSVGKPLPGVEIRTTQAGEIETRGPHVMAGYYQDDEATRQIMDDGWLRTGDLGLIDHDGFLWITGRKKEILVLSTGRNVSPGALEVAISSHPLVAQVVVCGEGRKCLSALMVPDPDELRRRIQESKLWVFSKQQALRHPTVRQWFREALECQLANRADYEQVGPFTILGQSFTPDSGEMTAKLSLRRDAILKNYHDTIEQMYRGKEVSSSWWRSLMP from the coding sequence ATGGAAACGGGACAACGCCCCGACCTGCATGACTCAATTGCGGGTCTATTTGTCGAACGAGTCGAAGCGAGCCTCGGCGAGGTCGCACTCTGGACGCGGCCCTCTACGGAGGACGCCCACTTTCAAGCGACTACCTGGGAAGAATTGCTGCGAGAAGTCTGGCATTCGGTCGTTGTACTCGAGCAAGTCGGTGTAAGACCAACAAATCGCGTTGCTCACTATGCTGAGAATTCCCAAAATTGGATCGTCGTCGACTTGGCTCTCCACTTACTCGGTGCCTGGCATGTACCGATCGGGCTACATGGTTCGCAGGAGTTGCAAGACGCGATCCATAACCATTGCCAGCCAGACTTCTCGATCTATGCAGAAGAACATCAACATAATTCTCAGCGTTGGATGATTCACTCGGGCGATACTAGCCAAGAGGCCCCCGGTCTGGCATTGGACGATCTCATTGCTCAGATTCCGGCAGCGTCAACTAACGACATGTTGGCAAACTTGCGTCAACGATGGCAGCAACTTGATCCTGATTCCGTCTGCTCACTCGTCTACACTTCGGGTACGACGGGCGGACCGAAGGGTGTGATGATCACGCATCGGAACTTGGCGTCCAATGCGATGGCCTTAGTTAAAACATATGAGGAAAAGCCTGCCGATCGTCGTCTTTCGTTTCTACCGTTCAGTCATTTGTTCGCCAGAACCTGCGATGTGTATACCTGGATCGCGCGCGGATCACAGCTGGCTCTCGCTGCTTCCCGCGAGACAATCCTAGCCGATTGCCAAGCGATCCAACCGACACTGATCAACGGTGTCCCGTACTTCTACCAAAAGGTGGTCGAAGGATTACAGCGAAATGGAAAGCTGCAATCGCCTGGCTCGCTTAAGTCAGCGCTCGGCGGCGCAATCCGCATGTGCACCAGTGGCGGTGCTCCTCTTCCCCAATTCGTGATCGAAGCGTTCGAGCGACAGCGAATTCTCCTTTGTGAAGGGTATGGCTTAACGGAAACCTCACCTGTCATCACTGTTTCGACCGAGGAAGCCAATCGCCCAGGCAGCGTGGGCAAGCCACTCCCCGGTGTCGAAATTCGTACCACCCAAGCCGGCGAGATTGAAACGCGTGGACCGCATGTGATGGCGGGCTATTATCAGGATGACGAAGCCACGCGGCAAATCATGGACGATGGTTGGCTACGTACCGGCGATCTGGGCCTGATCGATCATGATGGATTCCTGTGGATCACAGGACGCAAGAAGGAGATTCTCGTTCTCTCAACCGGACGCAATGTAAGCCCAGGCGCGCTCGAGGTCGCGATTAGCAGCCACCCCCTGGTCGCCCAGGTTGTGGTTTGCGGCGAAGGGCGAAAATGCCTGTCTGCTTTGATGGTTCCTGATCCCGATGAACTTCGTCGCCGAATCCAAGAGTCCAAACTGTGGGTATTTTCCAAGCAGCAAGCCCTGAGACACCCGACCGTGCGGCAATGGTTTCGTGAAGCACTCGAGTGTCAATTAGCCAATCGAGCCGACTACGAACAAGTCGGGCCGTTTACGATTCTCGGGCAAAGTTTCACGCCCGATAGCGGCGAAATGACGGCCAAACTGAGCCTTCGCCGCGACGCGATACTGAAAAATTACCACGACACAATCGAGCAAATGTACCGTGGCAAGGAAGTGTCGTCGTCGTGGTGGCGATCTCTGATGCCGTAA